The genomic window CCATTGACGGCGGAACGCGTTATTAACATCGGCCATCGTCGGCACCCGATTGCACGCTTTAGAAGGCCTTATTCGCCTTGCTGCGGCGACACGAAGCGTGTATCGACTGTCATCTCTCGGGGTATAGCGTAGCCTGGTAGCGCGGCAGTTTTGGGTACTGCAGGTCGGAGGTTCGAATCCTCCTGCCCCGACCAAATTCACAAGAAAAATCAATACCTTGAATGCGAGCGCTCGCGCGCTCTTTCAGCGAACGTCCGTATTGGGGCCGCAGAAGCCAAATTGAGATGGCGCTCCTAAACGGAATCGAACCGCGCTCGCCGAACCAATTTGCCTATTTCGTGCCAAACAGCGGATGGCCGACACGGTCGCCAGGGGCGATCCCATACTTTTTGGCGGTTCCGCCGGCCACCTCAATCACACCTTTGACCAAGCCGCCCGACGGAATGATTTTCTCGGACTGTGGCGTGGTGTTTTCGGCGATCCGCAGGATGCGGCCATCGCTCCGGACGAAGATCATGTCGAGGGGAATGAAGGTGTTCTTCATCCACATCGAAACCTGCTGCTCTGGAGAGAAATCGAACAGCATGCCCCGGCCCTCGGGCAGCTCCTTGCGATACATGAGCCCAGTCGCCCGCTCCTGCTCGGTCTTCGCAACCTCCACGGTAAAGACCTGAACTCCGGACTTGGTCACAATTTCGAGCGGCTGAAGTTCGGCCGCGCGAGCGCCAGTAGCCGCCAATATCACGGCGGCACAGCACACGATGAGCATCGCGATGCGCTGGCGGAGGGCGCCAGACGAAGCTATCGATGTGGGGAAGTTCAAACGCAATGCCATGCTCAACCGTCCGGTATGCTCGAAGTTCGGCATCCTATAGCCCGCCGGTCGTGGCAAAGGCCAGACAGCGAACCATACCGGACGTTCAGATCACGGGAATTTGGTCACCCCCTGACGCAGATCGATCTGCGTCAGAAAGAGGGCGCTGCGGCGAGCCTAGTGTCCCGAATCCAAAGTTCGCCTTATCGTGCGGCGCGCTCCCTAGCGAACTTTGGCTTCGAGAGGACGCTATTAAATTTATGATTCTCGTGCCGCTTTGGGGATTTGAAGTTCTTCATTGAGCTTGCGGCTTCACTCGGAAGAACTTCAAATCCGCGGCACTAGTGCGACGACAGGCCTGGCGCACCATTCTCAGGCTGAATCTCGGCAGCCATCATACCCTTGGAGCCTGGCCCGAAACGAACAAGCACATACTGGCCCGGACGCAGCTCGGTCATTCCATAACGGCGCAGCGTTTCCATGTGCACGAAGATGTCGGGCGTGCCTTCTCCGCAGGTCAGGAAGCCGAAGCCCCGTAGCCGATTGAACCATTTGACCTGCGCACGTTCGAGGCCGCTCGTCGGAGTGACAGTGACGTGAGTTCGCGCCGGCAACATCTGAGCAGGATGGATCGCGGTGGACTCATCCATCGAGACGATACGGAAAGCTTGATAGCCCTTCTGCCGCTGCGTGCACTCGCACACAATGCGAGCGCCCTCATAAGCGGTTTGATAGCCGTCACGCCGAAGCACGGTGACATGTAGCAGGACGTCCGGCCAACCATTGTCCGGAACGATAAATCCATAGCCCTTCGAGGCGTCGAACCATTTGATGACGCCTGAAATCTCGACCAGATTGACCGCGGTACCATCCGCGGCAAACGTATCTGTGCCTAAATTCCGCTCTATTGGTGCGGATCTATCGTTCAAAGCGAATCCGCTTGAACCTGCTATCCTCTTGGACTCAAATCCGTCCGACCCCATGACCCCGGACCCCAACCAATCTGCGGTCAATCACTTCCGTGATGACTTACGATCCGCGTTGCCCATCGTGAGGCTTCAAGACGACACAACGCGAATCTCTTAACGCAACGATAACACTCTGAGGCGAGCCTGAAAGACAAAAAACAATTCTAAAGCGAACTATGAACAGCTTGCACAGTTGCGAATCAATTTCCCACAAACGGCGCTAGCGTTTCGCCGATGTCATGACGGATCACGAGATCAGCAATTTCGTCCTGTTCTGTCGGTGCATCGTTGATGATC from Nitrobacteraceae bacterium AZCC 1564 includes these protein-coding regions:
- a CDS encoding CspA family cold shock protein (product_source=KO:K03704; cath_funfam=2.40.50.140; cog=COG1278; ko=KO:K03704; pfam=PF00313; smart=SM00357; superfamily=50249), which encodes MGSDGFESKRIAGSSGFALNDRSAPIERNLGTDTFAADGTAVNLVEISGVIKWFDASKGYGFIVPDNGWPDVLLHVTVLRRDGYQTAYEGARIVCECTQRQKGYQAFRIVSMDESTAIHPAQMLPARTHVTVTPTSGLERAQVKWFNRLRGFGFLTCGEGTPDIFVHMETLRRYGMTELRPGQYVLVRFGPGSKGMMAAEIQPENGAPGLSSH
- a CDS encoding uncharacterized membrane protein (UPF0127 family) (product_source=COG1430; cog=COG1430; ko=KO:K09005; pfam=PF02643), with protein sequence MPNFEHTGRLSMALRLNFPTSIASSGALRQRIAMLIVCCAAVILAATGARAAELQPLEIVTKSGVQVFTVEVAKTEQERATGLMYRKELPEGRGMLFDFSPEQQVSMWMKNTFIPLDMIFVRSDGRILRIAENTTPQSEKIIPSGGLVKGVIEVAGGTAKKYGIAPGDRVGHPLFGTK